Within Hyalangium ruber, the genomic segment GCCATCCAGTGGGTCAACCGCAATATCCGCAGCATTCGAAATATCCGCAACATCCAACGTGGTAGGTTGGTAGGATGAAGGCCTATGTCCTTCGTCGTGCTGTACGACGCCTGTGTTCTCTACCCGGCGCCGCTCAGGGACCTGCTCGTTCGGTTGGGCCTCTCGGGGTTGGTCCAGGCGAAGTGGACGGAGCAGATCCTGGACGAGTGCTTTCGAAGCATCGCGCGGCAGCGGCCGGAGCTGGCGCCTCGGCAACTGGAGCGCAGCCGGAGGCTCCTGAGCGAAGCCATTCCGGACTGCATGGTGACGGGCCATGAGGCGCTCGTGGGAGGCCTCTCCGGTCTGCCGGACGCGGATGATCGACACGTCGTCGCCGCGGCCATTCGCTGTGGCGCGCAGGTCATCGTGACCTTCAACTTGAAGGACTTTCCGGGAGAGCAGCTGGCGCGGTACGCGATGGAGGCGCAGCACCCGGATGACTTCGTGCTGAGCCTGATCGATCTCGATGCGGCGGAGGTGGCCCGGGTCATCCGCGAGCAGTCGGCCGCGTTGAAGAACCCTCCGAGGACGGTGGCGGAGGTGCTGGAACTCCTCCGCCACCAGGGGTTGGCCCGCTCCGTTGCGCGACTGAAGGAGTTCCTCGGAGGAGGCTAAGGCCCTCCGTCGCCGAACGTGGTGCCCGCGGTGAGGCCGAGCAGCCCCGGATAGTCGAGCTGCCCGTGGTGGCCGATGATGTGGCTGTAGACGGGCACCTGGAGGTTGAACCCCAGCCGTACGTCCTTCACGCTCCAGGACAGCGTGCCGCCGACGAGCACATCCGTGCGCCCGAGGTTGCCGTCCTGCTGGACGACACCGCCCCAGCGCTCGGGCTGCTCATGAGCCAGGTTCACGCCCGCCGAGAGGTGCAGCGTGTCGACCACCTTCAGCCCGCCGGACAGCCCCAGGCCGAAGCGGTGACCGGCACGGAAGCCATGGGAGTTCTCCGCCAGGGACACCTGTGCCTGGCCCCACCCGCGCACACTCCAGGCGTCCCAGGTGCGTTCGGCCTCCAGCCCCAGCAAGGGCTGCACGGTGCCAGTGCCGAACTGGACGTGTTGGTGTGACAGGCCCGCGTCGCCGAGCGCGAAGGGATCCTCCACCGTGTTGCCGAGGGGCACGGTGAAGCCCGCGCGCGTGGCCAGCCGCACCTCGCCCAGCGAGAAGGCATAGCGCCCCAGCACCCAGGGGTCTCCCAGGCCGAAGAGCGTCTCGTTGCGGTGGTGGATGTTCTCGTAATCGAGCTCGACGGGAGTGCCATCCAACCGCCGGAACTGAATGGTGCTGCGGTTGAGGCGCAGCGGCAGTTGCAGCTCCAGGCCGAGCGCATCCGTGAAGCCATGCTCCACGCCGACGCGCAGCTCGCCAATGGCGAAGCGTTGATCATGGATCTGCGGCGGCTCGTCGCGCTCGTTGCAGATGGGGCCGATGTCCGGGCAGGCCGACTCGTGCATGACGCGCACGGAGGTGGTCAGCAAGGAGAGCTGCACGGCCGTCTGCCCGGACTTCAATCCTGTTTCAGTGGTCCTCCCGACCGGGAGGTTGGGATTGCTTCAACCCGCGCAGGCAGCGGCACGGCTGGGAATGGCGAGCCCGAGCAAACCCACGGCGATGGCGATCCACCTCATCGCGAGGCCCCCTCGGAGATAGCGGCGTCGAGGGCGGAGAGATCAAACCCCGTCACACTGCGCACGGGCTGACCATCCTTTCCATAGACGACGAGGTAGGGGAGGTTGGGCACGCCACCGAGGTAGCGCTTGGCGAGAGGCGACTCCCAGGAGACGACGTTGAGCTTGCGGTAGGCGATGTCCGAGCGCTGGTTGAGCAGGCCAAACACATGCGCATCCACCTTGCGGCAGGGCGCGCACCAGTCGGCGTAGAAGTCGAAGACGGTGACCTTGCCAGGAGCGAGGTGGGCGGTGAGGTCCGGCACATCCTCCCCCTGTGCGGAGAGCCGCTTCAGGTCCGCGTCAGCGGCGAGGACGGGGAGCGGCTCGAAGGAGAGATCCGGATGGCAGATGAAGCACTGGGATTCAGGGACATCGTGCTCGCCGCACCAATCCTTGGCGGCCTTGAAGCGGGAGACGAGGTGGGGATTGCAGCGGGTACAGGTCTCCTGTGGAACGCGGTGTTCACAGAAGGTGACCCCCGGGCCGGAAGCAACGCTCAAGGAGCTGAGCTGGCCATGGGCAGGAGTGGAGGAGGAGGCACAGCCAGAGATGGCGAGCAGAGCGCCACCGAGGAGCAAGGTTTTGAGAATACGCATGAGAAGAACACACCGCCTGCCCGAAGAAGGGCACGGCACAGAGTGAGGATGGACCGCGAAGACACAACGACAGTCTCAACTCACCCGGGGAGGCTGAAAGACGCCGCGAGCATGTGGACTCGAGGGTTTGCTCGGAACCTCCCACCAACCCAGGCGCACGGGAGGCGCGGGCTCCGGGAGCACAGGAGTCAGCTCCGGCACAGGGATGATCAGCCGGGCAAACGGGCAGGCAAGACAGGAGGCCGGGCAAGCATCCCGCTCCTGCTCCCAAGGAGCCCCGGCCGCATCCGAATGCTCCGTGTCCTCACCGCAACCCTGGGAACAGCAATCGGCGGCGAGCGCCTCGGCCCCGGAGAGGGCGAAGGCGAGCACCAGCACGAGCAGCATATGCGGGAGGCGGCGCATGGAGTCACCGAGAGCGTTACCGCGTGAAGCCCCCGGCCGCAAGTGGGAGGCCATGGGCCTCTCAAACGCTCTGCCTGTGCGCTAGCCCTTCACCATGTTCTTCACCACGAACCACAGGTTGGCGGGGCGCTCGGCGAGCCGGCGCATGAAGTACGGATACCAATATTTCCCGTATGGAACGTAGATGCGCACCGGAAACCCTGTCTTCGCCAGCTGCACCTGCAAGTCCCGCCGGATGCCATAGAGCATCTGGAACTCGAAGGCTCCCTTGGGCAGCCGCTGCCGCTCCGCGTAGTCCAGCGTCGCGTCGATCATCCGCTCATCGTGCGTGGCGATGCCGTGATACACGCCGCTGTCCAACAACACCTTCATCACCCGGATGAAGTTCGCATCCACGTCTCGCTTGTCCGGGAACGCCACCCGCGGCTCCTCCAGGTACGCCCCCTTGCACAGCCGGATGCGCACCCGCTCGGCACACAGCGCGCGCGCGTCCGCCTCCGTGCGCCGCAGGTAGCTCTGCAACACCGCGCCCACGTGCGCCTCGCCGAACTCCGCGTGCAGCGCGCGCACCGTGTCCAGCGTGTCCTGCGTCACCGCGCTCTGCTCCATGTCCACTCGCACGAACGAGCCCCGCGAGGCCGCCTCCGACACCACCGCGCGCGCGTTCTCCAGCGCCAACGCCTTGTCGAACAGCAACCCACACTGCGTCAGCTTCAACGAGACATTGGCCCGCACCCCCACCTGGTCGATGCGCGTCATCAACCGGCGGTACTCCCCCACCTCCGCGCGCGTCTCCTCCACCGTCCGCACCGCCTCGTTCAGGTGGTCGAAGCTCGCCATCAGCCCCTGCGCGTTCAGCGCCTTCACCGCCTGCACTGCCTCCTCCAGCGTCTCGCCGGCGATGAAGCGCCCCGCCAACTCCCGCAGCGGACCCAGGCGCGTGGCGACATCCTTCAACCCCTCGCGGCGCGAGAGGAACAACAGAGCGGAGCGGGACAGGTGGGCGGTGGCGAGCATGTGTCTGGGAATACCTAGGTTTGAAAATGTTTCAGGAGAAAAAAGCTCAGGACAGGTGTTGCAACAGGAAGTCGCCGACGAAGGCGTTGAAGGCCTCGGTATGGCTCATGTACGGCAGGTGGCTGGCCTCGCGGAGCACCTCGAGCCGGCCACCCGGAATGCGAGAAGCCACGTCCCGCGCGTAGCTGAGCGGCACCAGGTGGTCTCGCGCGCCGTGAATCACCAGCGTGGGGACGCGCAGGCGCTCCAGCGCGCCCAGGTAGTCGGCTTCCAGCACGTCGCGCAGCCGGCGCAGCAGCTCCATGGGCGAGAGCCGGCGCGCCTCGCGGACAATCTCCGCGCGCCCCTCGGGCGGAAGCCGCCGCCCGCCGAGCACCCGCGCCACGGTGGGGGCGAACACATAGGCGAACGGCTTGGGCATGCGCACCAGCGTGGAGAGGCTCAAGGCCCAGCGCCGCACGCGGTGGACGCTGGCCACCGGGGACACCAGCACCAGCGAGCGCACCCGCTCCGGATGGGCCAGGGAGAAGGCCAGCGCCACGAGGCTGCCGAAGGAGGAGCCCACCAGCGAGAAGCGCTTGGGGAGCTGCGCGGAGGGGTGCTCCAGCGCCTCCACGTTCCACTGCAGCGGCGAGTGCGTGAGCGGCGTGCGCAGCGTGGGCGTCCACAACAGCAGCCGCAGGTGCGGGGCCAGCGGCGCCATGGGCGCGAAGGAGCGTCCCGAGGCCCCCAGCCCCGGCAGGCACACCACGGTGCGCGAAACATCCCGCGTGCCCTCGGGGAAGGTGAACAGGCGCACCGGCGCGCCGCGCACCAGCCGCTCCTCGAGTGGCAGCTCGTAGCCTTGCTGAATGTCCTCCGGCTCGGGGACGAGCCGGGGCGCGTGCGCGGTGGCCTCAAGCATGGCACGCCCTCAAGAGCAGGCGCCGCACGCTGGCGGCCACCCGGTCCCGGAAGGCCCGCAGGCGCGACTCGGGCGCATCCTCCGGAGGCGGCTCGTGTGGCTCGCCCACCGCGAAGGTGAGCCGCACCGGCAACGGCAGCGGCCCCAGCCCCACCACCAGCGGCATGCGGTACTTCTCGCCCTCCGAGAGTCGCACGCACAGCCGCTCCTCTCCCGGCGGGTACAGGAAGGTGTCATCCACCCCGAAGCCCGCGAAGGGGACGATGGGCACCCCGGCCCGCGCCGCCAGCCGCACGAAGCCCAGCGCCCGCTCCCAGCGCAGGGTGTAGCGGTTGTGCGGACGCTTGAACGTCTCATGCGCCCCGCCCGGATAACAGACGACGAGGTTGCCGGCCTGGAGCGCCGCGAGCGCGTTGTCCCGCGTGCCCTCCACTCCGCCGAGCCACGGCAGCACCGTGCGCACCAGGGGAATGCGGAAGAATCCCCGCTCGGCCAGCCCCAGCGGATAGCGCCCTGTCTCCTGGTGCAGCAGGTGGAAGAAGGCGGGCGTCTCGTAGCCCCACACCCCATGGTTGCCCACCAGCAGCACCGGGCCCTCGGGCAGGTGCTCGGTGCCCAGCAACCGGGCGCGGTGGTAGGACGCGGAGAGGGCGGCGCCCGCCTCCGCCAGGCGGAACACGGCACGACGCGCGCTCGTGAGAAGGGTGTCC encodes:
- a CDS encoding PIN domain-containing protein; translated protein: MSFVVLYDACVLYPAPLRDLLVRLGLSGLVQAKWTEQILDECFRSIARQRPELAPRQLERSRRLLSEAIPDCMVTGHEALVGGLSGLPDADDRHVVAAAIRCGAQVIVTFNLKDFPGEQLARYAMEAQHPDDFVLSLIDLDAAEVARVIREQSAALKNPPRTVAEVLELLRHQGLARSVARLKEFLGGG
- a CDS encoding thioredoxin family protein, translating into MPDLTAHLAPGKVTVFDFYADWCAPCRKVDAHVFGLLNQRSDIAYRKLNVVSWESPLAKRYLGGVPNLPYLVVYGKDGQPVRSVTGFDLSALDAAISEGASR
- a CDS encoding proline dehydrogenase family protein yields the protein MLATAHLSRSALLFLSRREGLKDVATRLGPLRELAGRFIAGETLEEAVQAVKALNAQGLMASFDHLNEAVRTVEETRAEVGEYRRLMTRIDQVGVRANVSLKLTQCGLLFDKALALENARAVVSEAASRGSFVRVDMEQSAVTQDTLDTVRALHAEFGEAHVGAVLQSYLRRTEADARALCAERVRIRLCKGAYLEEPRVAFPDKRDVDANFIRVMKVLLDSGVYHGIATHDERMIDATLDYAERQRLPKGAFEFQMLYGIRRDLQVQLAKTGFPVRIYVPYGKYWYPYFMRRLAERPANLWFVVKNMVKG
- a CDS encoding alpha/beta fold hydrolase codes for the protein MLEATAHAPRLVPEPEDIQQGYELPLEERLVRGAPVRLFTFPEGTRDVSRTVVCLPGLGASGRSFAPMAPLAPHLRLLLWTPTLRTPLTHSPLQWNVEALEHPSAQLPKRFSLVGSSFGSLVALAFSLAHPERVRSLVLVSPVASVHRVRRWALSLSTLVRMPKPFAYVFAPTVARVLGGRRLPPEGRAEIVREARRLSPMELLRRLRDVLEADYLGALERLRVPTLVIHGARDHLVPLSYARDVASRIPGGRLEVLREASHLPYMSHTEAFNAFVGDFLLQHLS
- a CDS encoding lysophospholipid acyltransferase family protein, producing the protein MFRLAEAGAALSASYHRARLLGTEHLPEGPVLLVGNHGVWGYETPAFFHLLHQETGRYPLGLAERGFFRIPLVRTVLPWLGGVEGTRDNALAALQAGNLVVCYPGGAHETFKRPHNRYTLRWERALGFVRLAARAGVPIVPFAGFGVDDTFLYPPGEERLCVRLSEGEKYRMPLVVGLGPLPLPVRLTFAVGEPHEPPPEDAPESRLRAFRDRVAASVRRLLLRACHA